A single Triticum dicoccoides isolate Atlit2015 ecotype Zavitan chromosome 2A, WEW_v2.0, whole genome shotgun sequence DNA region contains:
- the LOC119357890 gene encoding 26.2 kDa heat shock protein, mitochondrial-like: MASAVACKGAAPASLLKSGASVAFCALHSPAVTVARRPYNTQVKEVGHYGDDDYCDCDLIISSSYVLDPHSALTSMTRLLSLIGFSSIAGASRLGRWVAREDDHAGADGRGCTCRWFNDSSDDIRGCCDKALQILCAHYGWETVDVTVPEVEEMRLAHCGEGEKQPWDGDDDSAVPRYNRRMEMPTDAYKINKIKAEMKNGVL; encoded by the exons ATGGCTTCCGCAGTCGCTTGTAAGGGTGCTGCGCCGGCCAGCCTCCTCAAGTCTGGTGCTTCTGTGGCCTTCTGTGCGCTCCATTCCCCCGCCgtcaccgtcgcccgccgcccgtACAACACCCAGGTCAAGGAGGTCGGCCACTACGGCGACGACGACTACTGCGACTGCGACCTCATCATTTCATCTTCTT ACGTGCTCGACCCGCACAGCGCGCTGACCAGCATGACCCGTCTGCTGTCTCTGATAGGCTTCTCCTCCATTGCTGGAGCGTCGCGACTCGGACGATGGGTGGCGAGGGAGGACGACCACGCCGGGGCTGACGGTCGAGGATGCACTTGTCGC TGGTTCAACGACAGCTCCGACGACATCAGAGGCTGCTGCGACAAGGCTCTGCAGATCCTGTGCGCACACTACGGGTGGGAG ACCGTGGACGTGACGGTGCCTGAGGTGGAGGAGATGCGGCTGGCGCACTGC GGCGAGGGCGAGAAGCAGCCCTGGGACGGCGACGACGACTCTGCGGTGCCGAGGTACAACCGCCGCATGGAGATGCCTACTGACGCGTACAAGATAAACAAGATCAAGGCCGAGATGAAGAATGGCGTCCTCTAG